The following proteins are encoded in a genomic region of Blastococcus colisei:
- a CDS encoding sulfate adenylyltransferase subunit 1 encodes MEMLRVATAGSVDDGKSTLIGRLLYDTKSIFTDQLEAVERTSAQRGDEYTNLALLTDGLRAEREQGITIDVAYRYFATPRRKFIIADTPGHTQYTRNMVTGASTANAALILVDARKGVLEQSRRHAFLASLLRVPHLVLCVNKMDLVDYDQAVFDAVAGEFRNFAAKLDVGDLTIIPVSALAGDNIVSRSANMPWYEGTSLLHHLEELHIASDRNLIDARFPVQYVVRPFSSDHPDYRGYAGQVAGGIFKPGDDVVVLPSGLPSRIAAIETMDGPVAEAFAPMSVTIRLEDEIDISRGDMICRPHNQPTVSQDVEAMVCWMADEPMRPGGKYAIKHTTRSARAMVKDLRYRLDVNTLHRDEQAGTLGLNEIGRLQLRVTAPLFTDPYRVNRTTGSFILIDEATNATVGAGMVL; translated from the coding sequence ATGGAGATGCTGCGGGTCGCCACCGCCGGATCGGTGGACGACGGGAAATCGACGCTCATCGGCCGGCTCCTCTACGACACCAAGTCGATCTTCACCGACCAGCTCGAGGCGGTGGAGCGCACCAGCGCGCAGCGCGGCGACGAGTACACCAACCTGGCGCTGCTCACCGACGGCCTGCGCGCCGAGCGCGAGCAGGGCATCACGATCGACGTGGCTTACCGCTACTTCGCCACCCCGCGGCGGAAGTTCATCATCGCCGACACCCCCGGGCACACCCAGTACACGCGGAACATGGTCACCGGCGCCTCGACGGCCAACGCCGCGCTGATCCTGGTCGACGCCCGCAAGGGCGTTCTGGAGCAGAGCCGGCGGCACGCGTTCCTGGCCAGCCTGCTGCGGGTGCCGCACCTGGTGCTCTGCGTCAACAAGATGGACCTCGTCGACTACGACCAGGCCGTCTTCGACGCGGTCGCCGGCGAGTTCCGCAACTTCGCCGCCAAGCTCGACGTCGGCGACCTCACGATCATCCCGGTGTCCGCGCTGGCCGGCGACAACATCGTCAGCCGGTCGGCGAACATGCCGTGGTACGAGGGCACGTCGCTGCTCCACCACCTGGAAGAGCTGCACATCGCCTCCGACCGGAACCTGATCGACGCCCGGTTCCCGGTGCAGTACGTCGTCCGGCCGTTCTCCAGCGACCACCCCGACTACCGCGGGTACGCCGGGCAGGTGGCCGGCGGCATCTTCAAGCCCGGCGACGACGTCGTCGTCCTGCCCTCGGGGCTGCCCTCGCGCATCGCCGCGATCGAGACCATGGACGGGCCGGTGGCCGAGGCGTTCGCCCCGATGTCGGTGACGATCCGGCTCGAGGACGAGATCGACATCTCCCGCGGCGACATGATCTGCCGGCCGCACAACCAGCCGACGGTCTCCCAGGACGTCGAGGCCATGGTGTGCTGGATGGCCGACGAGCCGATGCGGCCCGGCGGCAAGTACGCGATCAAGCACACCACCCGCTCGGCGCGCGCGATGGTCAAGGACCTGCGCTACCGGCTGGACGTCAACACGCTGCACCGCGACGAGCAGGCCGGGACCCTGGGACTGAACGAGATCGGCCGGCTGCAGCTGCGGGTGACCGCGCCGCTGTTCACCGACCCCTACCGGGTCAACCGGACGACGGGCAGCTTCATCCTCATCGACGAGGCCACCAACGCCACCGTCGGCGCCGGGATGGTGCTCTGA
- the rfbB gene encoding dTDP-glucose 4,6-dehydratase: MRLLVTGGAGFIGANFVHYTLREHPEHQVTVLDALTYAGNEASLAPVRDRIEFVHGSVADPALVDELVGRADVVVHFAAESHNDNSLTDPSPFVQTNLIGTFTILEAVRKHGVRLHHISTDEVYGDLELDDPAKFTPETPYNPSSPYSSTKAGSDLLVRAWVRSFGIHATISNCSNNYGPYQHVEKFIPRQITNVLAGLRPKLYGKGENVRDWIHVDDHNSAVHAILARGRSGETYLIGADGEKNNREVLSLILELLGQPGDAFDSVTDRAGHDLRYAIDAAKLRDELGWKPQFTDFRDGLAATIDWYRANEAWWGPLKQQVEAKYAARGQ, translated from the coding sequence GTGCGTCTTCTCGTCACCGGGGGAGCGGGATTCATCGGCGCGAACTTCGTCCACTACACCCTGCGAGAGCACCCGGAGCACCAGGTCACCGTGCTCGACGCGCTCACCTACGCGGGCAACGAGGCATCGCTGGCACCGGTGCGCGACCGGATCGAGTTCGTGCACGGCTCGGTGGCCGACCCCGCACTGGTCGACGAACTGGTCGGCCGGGCCGACGTCGTCGTCCACTTCGCCGCCGAGAGCCACAACGACAACTCGCTGACCGACCCCTCGCCGTTCGTGCAGACCAACCTGATCGGCACCTTCACGATCCTCGAGGCCGTGCGGAAGCACGGCGTCCGACTGCACCACATCTCCACCGACGAGGTCTACGGCGACCTCGAGCTGGACGACCCGGCCAAGTTCACCCCGGAGACGCCGTACAACCCGTCGAGCCCGTACTCCTCGACCAAGGCCGGCTCCGACCTGCTGGTGCGCGCCTGGGTCCGTTCGTTCGGCATCCACGCCACGATCTCGAACTGCTCCAACAACTACGGGCCCTACCAGCACGTCGAGAAGTTCATCCCGCGGCAGATCACCAACGTGCTGGCCGGCCTGCGCCCCAAGCTGTACGGCAAGGGCGAGAACGTGCGCGACTGGATCCACGTCGACGACCACAACTCCGCCGTGCACGCGATCCTGGCGCGCGGCCGGTCGGGGGAGACCTACCTGATCGGCGCCGACGGCGAGAAGAACAACCGCGAGGTGCTGTCGCTGATCCTCGAACTGCTCGGGCAGCCGGGCGACGCCTTCGACTCGGTGACCGACCGCGCCGGCCACGACCTGCGCTACGCCATCGACGCCGCCAAGCTGCGCGACGAGCTGGGCTGGAAGCCGCAGTTCACCGACTTCCGCGACGGACTCGCCGCCACCATCGACTGGTACCGCGCGAACGAGGCGTGGTGGGGCCCGCTCAAGCAGCAGGTCGAGGCGAAGTACGCGGCCCGGGGCCAGTGA
- the cysC gene encoding adenylyl-sulfate kinase, translating into MPAPRLRLSDAQVAAVARYGFGLDGVPELPPAAEYEDAQGVLVATSDGESLTVVEVPRWEAPAAVAARLRERGWESPAAWVDAPPEDLSVLPGRLLVLLPAGGTSPDAAELSARAGAWAPAQTGGREVVVVPVPLSPGFPEVPVADLAATYGATLAGSGLGVSPHRTGGRVVFCTGLSGAGKSTIAARVVELLIELGSTVTLLDGDEVRHHLSAGLGFSREDRDTNVLRIGWVAAQIAKHGGIAVCAPIAPYAEVRDAVRREVEAQAGPESFVLVHVATSLADCEARDRKGLYAKARRGEIPTFTGISDPYETPTDAEVTVETAGRTVDECAQLVLDHVLSVS; encoded by the coding sequence ATGCCTGCTCCCCGCCTCCGGCTCAGCGACGCCCAGGTGGCCGCGGTCGCCCGCTACGGGTTCGGTCTCGACGGCGTCCCGGAGCTGCCGCCGGCCGCGGAGTACGAGGACGCCCAGGGGGTGCTGGTCGCCACCTCCGACGGCGAGAGCCTGACCGTGGTGGAGGTCCCGCGCTGGGAGGCGCCGGCCGCGGTCGCCGCGCGGCTGCGCGAGCGGGGCTGGGAGTCCCCCGCGGCCTGGGTCGACGCCCCGCCGGAGGATCTGTCGGTGCTGCCCGGCCGGCTCCTCGTGCTGCTTCCCGCCGGCGGCACGTCCCCCGACGCGGCCGAGCTGTCCGCCCGTGCCGGCGCGTGGGCGCCGGCGCAGACCGGGGGCCGCGAGGTCGTCGTCGTCCCGGTGCCCCTGTCGCCGGGCTTCCCGGAGGTTCCCGTCGCAGACCTCGCCGCCACGTACGGCGCGACCCTGGCGGGCAGCGGACTCGGCGTCTCCCCGCACCGCACCGGGGGCCGGGTGGTGTTCTGCACCGGGCTGTCCGGCGCCGGGAAGTCGACCATCGCCGCGCGCGTGGTGGAGCTGCTCATCGAGCTCGGCTCCACCGTGACGCTGCTGGACGGCGACGAGGTGCGGCACCACCTGTCGGCGGGCCTCGGCTTCTCGCGCGAGGACCGCGACACCAACGTGCTGCGCATCGGCTGGGTGGCCGCGCAGATCGCCAAGCACGGCGGGATCGCGGTGTGCGCGCCGATCGCGCCCTACGCCGAGGTGCGCGATGCCGTCCGCCGCGAGGTGGAGGCCCAGGCGGGGCCGGAGAGCTTCGTCCTGGTGCACGTGGCGACGTCGCTGGCCGACTGCGAGGCCCGCGACCGCAAGGGCCTCTACGCCAAGGCGCGGCGGGGGGAGATCCCGACCTTCACCGGCATCAGCGACCCGTACGAGACGCCGACCGACGCCGAGGTGACCGTCGAGACCGCCGGGCGCACCGTCGACGAGTGCGCCCAGCTGGTGCTCGACCACGTGCTGTCTGTGAGCTAG
- the cysD gene encoding sulfate adenylyltransferase subunit CysD, which translates to MTTAHYELTHLDALEAEAVHIFREVAAEFERPVLLFSGGKDSIVMLHLATKAFWPARVPFPVMHVDTGHNFPEVIEYRDRRVAETGVKLIVASVQESIDSGRVREQTGPRASRNPLQTVTLLDGIEKHDFDAAFGGARRDEEKARAKERVFSFRDEFGQWDPKNQRPELWSLYNGRRHRGEHIRVFPLSNWTELDIWQYIEREGIELPSIYFSHRRTVVERDGMLLWPNEHVPPLDGEEPFEATVRYRTVGDVTCTGAVESAASTVDDIIAEVAATRLTERGATRADDRASEAAMEDRKREGYF; encoded by the coding sequence ATGACCACTGCGCACTACGAGCTGACCCACCTCGACGCCCTCGAGGCCGAGGCTGTCCACATCTTCCGGGAGGTGGCCGCGGAGTTCGAGCGCCCCGTGCTGCTGTTCTCCGGCGGCAAGGACTCGATCGTCATGCTGCACCTGGCCACGAAGGCCTTCTGGCCGGCGCGGGTGCCGTTCCCGGTCATGCACGTCGACACCGGGCACAACTTCCCCGAGGTCATCGAGTACCGCGACCGCCGCGTCGCCGAGACCGGCGTCAAGCTGATCGTGGCCTCCGTGCAGGAGTCGATCGACAGCGGGCGGGTTCGGGAGCAGACCGGACCCAGGGCCTCCCGCAACCCGCTGCAGACGGTCACCCTGCTCGATGGCATCGAGAAGCACGACTTCGACGCCGCGTTCGGCGGCGCCCGCCGCGACGAGGAGAAGGCCCGCGCCAAGGAGCGGGTGTTCTCCTTCCGCGACGAGTTCGGCCAGTGGGATCCGAAGAACCAGCGCCCCGAGCTGTGGTCGCTCTACAACGGCCGCCGGCACCGCGGTGAGCACATCCGCGTCTTCCCGCTGTCCAACTGGACCGAGCTCGACATCTGGCAGTACATCGAGCGCGAGGGCATCGAGCTGCCCTCGATCTACTTCAGCCACCGGCGGACCGTCGTCGAGCGCGACGGCATGCTGCTGTGGCCCAACGAGCACGTGCCGCCGCTCGACGGTGAGGAGCCGTTCGAAGCCACCGTGCGCTACCGCACGGTCGGCGACGTCACCTGCACCGGCGCAGTGGAGTCGGCCGCGAGCACGGTCGACGACATCATCGCCGAGGTCGCCGCCACCCGGCTCACCGAGCGCGGCGCCACCCGCGCCGACGACCGGGCCAGCGAGGCCGCGATGGAAGACCGCAAGCGCGAGGGGTACTTCTGA
- a CDS encoding acyltransferase family protein, with product MRVAIDPYLRLLAAAALVVVVTGTVLDLSWLPLLVPAVGVLFAVGGAVAAAATDRAASARASVGRALTTLLLPFWLFAVAVVATMLTLGWSAAPFQGAEPFSWSTVWLWLFPISEPPASVEGTPWVLTAAFVPAYLWLTLATPALLWLVRRWPLRLLAVPVLTVLLLTAGIVTLTGRARDVVLAVCVLGCCWGVGLARSAGTLPRVRPLVALAAGGALLGSGLALALWRDVYPAGTVDDSPLTALLCSLGAVLLLLRVPWRGDRLRGGWPGTVVSAVGARTMTVFLWAPAAAAAAVPALALSPLAAYHTDDASGALLHYATTWLLILVVVLLVGWAEDVGAGLWPTLLGGRRHERRRAAELERTFVVRDNLVQGLPPAPLGPASEPAAASLRR from the coding sequence GTGAGGGTCGCGATCGATCCCTACCTGCGTCTCCTGGCCGCGGCGGCGCTGGTCGTCGTGGTCACCGGCACGGTCCTGGACCTGTCGTGGCTGCCGCTGCTCGTCCCGGCCGTCGGTGTCCTCTTCGCGGTCGGCGGCGCCGTCGCCGCCGCGGCCACGGACCGGGCGGCCTCCGCCCGCGCGTCCGTGGGCCGCGCGCTGACGACGCTCCTGCTGCCGTTCTGGCTGTTCGCCGTCGCCGTGGTCGCGACCATGCTGACCCTCGGCTGGAGCGCCGCCCCGTTCCAGGGAGCCGAGCCGTTCTCCTGGTCGACGGTGTGGCTCTGGCTGTTCCCGATCTCGGAACCACCCGCCTCGGTCGAGGGCACCCCGTGGGTGCTCACCGCCGCGTTCGTGCCCGCCTACCTGTGGTTGACCCTGGCCACGCCGGCGCTGCTGTGGCTGGTCCGGCGGTGGCCGCTGCGGCTCCTGGCCGTGCCGGTGCTGACGGTCCTGCTGCTGACGGCCGGGATCGTCACCCTGACCGGCCGGGCGCGCGACGTCGTCCTGGCGGTCTGCGTCCTCGGCTGCTGCTGGGGAGTGGGGCTCGCCCGCTCCGCCGGGACGCTGCCCCGCGTGCGGCCGCTCGTCGCGCTGGCCGCCGGGGGCGCCCTGCTCGGGTCCGGCCTGGCCCTCGCCCTGTGGCGAGACGTGTACCCGGCGGGAACGGTCGACGACTCCCCGCTGACCGCCCTCCTGTGCTCGCTCGGGGCCGTGCTGCTCCTCCTGCGGGTGCCGTGGCGCGGCGACCGGCTGCGCGGCGGATGGCCCGGCACCGTGGTGTCCGCGGTCGGCGCCCGGACCATGACGGTCTTCCTGTGGGCGCCCGCCGCCGCGGCGGCCGCCGTTCCGGCGCTCGCCCTCTCCCCGCTGGCGGCGTACCACACCGACGACGCCTCGGGCGCGCTGCTCCACTACGCGACGACGTGGCTGCTGATCCTGGTCGTCGTCCTGCTGGTGGGCTGGGCCGAGGACGTCGGGGCCGGGCTCTGGCCGACCCTGCTCGGTGGCCGCCGCCACGAGCGGCGGCGGGCCGCCGAGCTCGAGCGGACCTTCGTCGTCCGGGACAACCTCGTGCAGGGGCTGCCGCCGGCTCCGCTCGGCCCCGCGTCGGAGCCGGCAGCGGCTAGTCTGCGCCGATGA
- a CDS encoding 3'(2'),5'-bisphosphate nucleotidase CysQ has protein sequence MPPRSDHDLARDLAESAGALLLQVRGRDFGDAAARKAAGDAESHRFLLDRLRELCPGDAVLSEEGADDAARLGAERVWIVDPLDGTREFSELDRSDWAVHVALWERGRLAAGAVAVPAEGLTLNTGEATVVPEAVDGPIRLAVSRSRPPALVQDLAAGLGGELVPMGSAGVKAMAVVRGQADAYVHGGGQYEWDSAAPVAVASAAGMHTSRLDGSPLHYNQPDPWLPDLLICRPALADRLLAALAELPSAAAPSRPNHGGVHA, from the coding sequence ATGCCCCCCCGCAGTGACCACGACCTTGCCCGCGATCTGGCCGAGTCTGCCGGTGCGCTGCTCCTGCAGGTGCGCGGCCGCGACTTCGGTGACGCCGCCGCGCGCAAGGCCGCCGGCGACGCCGAGTCGCACCGCTTCCTGCTCGACCGGCTGCGCGAGCTGTGCCCGGGCGACGCCGTCCTCTCCGAGGAGGGCGCCGACGACGCCGCCCGCCTGGGCGCCGAACGGGTGTGGATCGTCGACCCGCTCGACGGCACCCGCGAGTTCTCCGAGCTCGACCGCAGCGACTGGGCGGTGCACGTCGCCCTCTGGGAGCGCGGCCGGCTGGCCGCCGGCGCCGTCGCCGTCCCCGCCGAGGGGCTCACCCTGAACACCGGCGAGGCGACGGTCGTCCCCGAGGCCGTCGACGGACCGATCCGTCTCGCCGTCAGCCGCAGTCGCCCGCCGGCCCTGGTCCAGGACCTGGCCGCCGGCCTCGGTGGCGAGCTCGTGCCGATGGGCTCGGCCGGCGTGAAGGCGATGGCGGTCGTCCGCGGTCAGGCCGACGCCTACGTGCACGGCGGCGGCCAGTACGAGTGGGACTCCGCCGCGCCGGTCGCCGTCGCCTCGGCCGCGGGCATGCACACCAGCCGGCTCGACGGCTCGCCGCTGCACTACAACCAGCCCGATCCCTGGCTGCCCGACCTGCTGATCTGTCGCCCCGCGCTGGCCGACCGGCTGCTGGCCGCGCTCGCCGAGCTGCCCTCGGCCGCGGCGCCGTCCCGCCCGAACCACGGGGGAGTCCACGCATGA
- a CDS encoding bifunctional polysaccharide deacetylase/glycosyltransferase family 2 protein, translated as MIRRTQRGGSSAARAREIGRLPVFLNPTGRRWRRVRIAALVLLAALIAVIAVAVPKLTASPALAGAGVPEAPTLDEIGDPPVVGEGPLVRVVRLLESGGRTYAQEPFYGQVVGELSAADATKARDAEYAVQRYGYSATAEKTISLTFDDGPHPVHTPQLLDLLSEHGVPATFFVIGDEAARHPEIVQRLSLEGHAVANHTLTHVDMNETPSFRQRAELALTDRLLRAETGNYASYFRLPYEGADEKSIRKDLTGILRAQQLGYAVASHDFDPQDWSFPVGTDVDEVPMPPLDEQSNITVLLHDGGADRTLTLEYVEKLIVEARAAGYTFHSMPQVMPAIQAATGTAPVSAWDTAALGLATVLFVWPGSVLTVLFVLALVTMLGLGLLTTVLAVVRSRRRRKAPNVAAPAGVSVLIAAYNEELVITRTLQYVLASEYPVDEVLVVDDGSTDGTAAMVRDVAELDSRVRLLQQPNSGKWAALNRGFEEARHPVVVTLDADTLFAPTTVGHLVAGFTRPDVGAVAGVIKVGNYARNVVTRWQALEYITQIGVDRSASALLNAVMIVPGACAAWRREAVLEAGGYSNATLAEDCDLTLLLHQHGWRVEQADQAVAFTEAPETVDDLLKQRVRWMFGTVQALWRHRDMILRPRFGWLGMLIMPMAALQILLPLVFTPLVVVVVLQMLASAGPLPVLGYFLLFAVIYGAIAAVAVRLLEERPAHLLMVPLYRFIYEPLRAYLLYATIGTAVRGIRLGWNKLARTAHMDEAAEQPVTVPA; from the coding sequence GTGATCAGGCGAACCCAGCGAGGTGGGAGCTCGGCGGCCCGCGCACGGGAGATCGGCCGGCTCCCCGTGTTCCTCAACCCCACCGGGCGCCGGTGGCGGCGTGTCCGCATCGCCGCGCTGGTCCTCCTCGCCGCCCTCATCGCGGTGATCGCGGTGGCGGTGCCCAAGCTGACCGCGTCGCCGGCGCTGGCCGGCGCCGGCGTGCCGGAGGCGCCCACGCTCGACGAGATCGGCGACCCGCCCGTCGTGGGGGAGGGCCCCCTGGTCCGGGTCGTCCGATTGCTGGAGTCCGGCGGCAGGACCTACGCCCAGGAGCCCTTCTACGGGCAGGTGGTCGGCGAGCTGTCGGCGGCCGACGCCACCAAGGCACGCGACGCCGAGTACGCCGTCCAGCGGTACGGATACAGCGCGACGGCGGAGAAGACCATCTCGCTCACCTTCGACGACGGTCCGCACCCGGTGCACACGCCACAGCTGCTCGACCTGCTCAGCGAGCACGGCGTCCCGGCGACCTTCTTCGTGATCGGCGACGAGGCGGCCCGGCATCCGGAGATCGTGCAGCGGTTGTCGCTGGAGGGTCACGCGGTGGCCAACCACACGCTGACCCACGTCGACATGAACGAGACGCCGTCCTTCCGCCAGCGGGCGGAGCTCGCGCTGACCGACCGCCTCCTGCGCGCGGAGACCGGGAACTACGCCTCCTACTTCCGGCTGCCCTACGAGGGCGCCGACGAGAAGTCGATCCGCAAGGACCTGACCGGCATCCTGCGCGCGCAGCAGCTGGGCTACGCCGTCGCGTCGCACGACTTCGACCCGCAGGACTGGTCCTTCCCCGTCGGCACGGACGTCGACGAGGTGCCGATGCCGCCACTGGACGAGCAGAGCAACATCACGGTCCTGCTGCACGACGGGGGCGCCGACCGCACCCTGACCCTCGAGTACGTCGAGAAGCTGATCGTCGAGGCGCGGGCCGCCGGCTACACGTTCCACTCGATGCCGCAGGTGATGCCCGCCATCCAGGCGGCCACCGGCACCGCCCCGGTCTCCGCCTGGGACACCGCCGCGCTGGGCCTCGCCACCGTGCTGTTCGTCTGGCCCGGCTCGGTGCTCACCGTCCTCTTCGTCCTCGCCCTGGTCACGATGCTCGGGCTGGGTCTGCTCACCACCGTTCTCGCGGTGGTGCGGTCGCGGCGACGGCGGAAGGCCCCGAACGTCGCGGCGCCGGCCGGGGTGTCGGTGCTGATCGCCGCCTACAACGAGGAACTGGTCATCACCCGGACGCTGCAGTACGTCCTCGCCTCGGAGTACCCGGTCGACGAGGTGCTCGTGGTCGACGACGGCAGCACCGACGGGACCGCGGCGATGGTGCGGGACGTGGCCGAGCTCGATTCGCGGGTGCGGCTGCTCCAGCAACCCAACTCGGGCAAGTGGGCGGCGCTCAACCGCGGCTTCGAGGAGGCGAGGCACCCCGTCGTCGTCACCCTGGACGCGGACACGCTCTTCGCCCCCACCACCGTCGGGCACCTGGTCGCCGGCTTCACACGGCCCGATGTGGGCGCGGTCGCCGGCGTGATCAAGGTGGGCAACTACGCGCGCAACGTCGTCACCCGCTGGCAGGCGCTGGAGTACATCACCCAGATCGGCGTCGACCGGTCGGCGTCCGCGCTGCTGAACGCCGTGATGATCGTGCCCGGCGCCTGCGCCGCCTGGCGCCGCGAGGCGGTGCTCGAGGCGGGTGGGTACAGCAACGCCACGCTCGCCGAGGACTGCGACCTCACCCTGCTGCTGCACCAGCACGGGTGGCGGGTGGAGCAGGCCGACCAGGCGGTGGCCTTCACCGAGGCGCCGGAGACCGTCGACGACCTGCTCAAGCAGCGGGTGCGCTGGATGTTCGGCACCGTCCAGGCCCTCTGGCGGCACCGCGACATGATCCTCCGACCGCGGTTCGGCTGGCTCGGGATGCTGATCATGCCCATGGCGGCGCTGCAGATCCTGCTGCCGCTGGTGTTCACCCCGCTCGTCGTCGTGGTGGTCCTGCAGATGCTCGCCTCGGCCGGGCCGCTCCCCGTGCTCGGCTACTTCCTGTTGTTCGCCGTCATCTACGGCGCGATCGCCGCGGTCGCGGTCCGCCTGCTCGAGGAGAGGCCGGCTCACCTGTTGATGGTTCCGCTGTACCGCTTCATCTACGAGCCGCTGCGCGCCTACCTGCTGTACGCCACGATCGGCACGGCCGTCCGCGGCATCCGGCTGGGCTGGAACAAGCTGGCCCGGACGGCGCACATGGACGAGGCCGCCGAGCAGCCGGTGACGGTGCCCGCATGA
- a CDS encoding SDR family oxidoreductase: protein MTTVIVGANGQLGRALQREFPDAVALDRSRLDVTDAAAVGAYPWAGVDVVLNAAAWTAVDAAEDPANLAAVRAANVDAVGHLARAARTCGATLVHISSEYVFDGTHQGPHPEDWPAHPLSVYGRSKADGDVQASNVAEHYLVRTTWVVGEGGNFVRTMAGLADRGVSPTVVDDQIGRPTVTPDLAGGIAHLLRTRAPFGTYNLTCAGGPASWADVAAAVFEARGRSASDVGRTSTVEYFADKPQAAARPLNSVLDLAKITATGFQPRDWREALREYLAAL, encoded by the coding sequence GTGACGACGGTCATCGTCGGCGCCAACGGCCAGCTGGGCCGGGCGCTGCAGCGGGAGTTCCCGGACGCCGTCGCGCTCGACCGTTCCCGGCTCGACGTGACCGATGCCGCGGCCGTCGGCGCCTATCCGTGGGCCGGCGTCGACGTCGTCCTCAATGCCGCGGCCTGGACCGCGGTCGACGCCGCCGAGGACCCGGCGAACCTCGCCGCCGTCCGGGCGGCCAACGTCGACGCCGTCGGCCACCTGGCCCGCGCGGCGCGCACCTGCGGGGCCACGCTCGTGCACATCTCCAGCGAGTACGTGTTCGACGGCACGCACCAGGGACCGCACCCCGAGGACTGGCCGGCCCACCCCCTGTCGGTCTACGGGCGGAGCAAGGCCGACGGCGACGTGCAGGCATCGAACGTCGCCGAGCACTACCTGGTGCGGACGACGTGGGTCGTCGGCGAGGGCGGCAACTTCGTGCGGACCATGGCCGGCCTGGCCGACCGCGGTGTCTCGCCGACCGTGGTCGACGACCAGATCGGCCGGCCCACCGTCACCCCGGACCTCGCCGGCGGCATCGCCCACCTGCTGCGCACCCGGGCGCCGTTCGGCACCTACAACCTGACGTGCGCCGGGGGGCCGGCGTCCTGGGCCGACGTCGCCGCGGCGGTCTTCGAGGCCCGCGGCCGCTCGGCGTCCGACGTCGGGCGGACGAGCACGGTGGAGTACTTCGCCGACAAGCCGCAGGCCGCGGCGCGCCCGCTCAACAGCGTGCTGGACCTCGCGAAGATCACCGCCACCGGGTTCCAGCCGCGCGACTGGCGCGAGGCGCTCCGGGAGTACCTCGCCGCCCTCTGA
- a CDS encoding glycosyl hydrolase family 18 protein — protein sequence MSRRRWIYGSAVVVVAVLAVAAALTLPGKLADRDRPLVAAAWLPVWDERAAESLRPALDVGGVTEVSPTWATVGLDGELVVTPPTAEVLDRLEAAGARLLPTVQNFADGSWQGELVAELLRDPARELAHREALVDLALANDWDGIDIDYEALPPTAGPQFIDFLTALGADLDEHGLDLTVAVPARSADEDPGTLAYSYQLLGRVADQVRVMTYDHSWSTSDAGPVAPLDWVSSVIDYAVERVPADKLMLGLPTYGYDWVGTRGEVIGAAEAAALAAEVGAEPAWYEGAASRTFSYVRDGEQHTVWYEDARSLQAAQDLAVEAGLRGVAIWQLGGEDPDVWPALAAVTGGGNPS from the coding sequence ATGAGCCGGCGCCGGTGGATCTACGGATCGGCGGTGGTCGTCGTCGCCGTTCTCGCCGTGGCCGCGGCCCTCACGCTGCCCGGGAAGCTGGCCGACCGGGACCGGCCGCTGGTGGCCGCCGCGTGGCTCCCGGTGTGGGACGAGCGCGCCGCCGAGTCCCTGCGTCCGGCGCTGGACGTCGGCGGGGTCACGGAGGTGAGCCCGACCTGGGCCACCGTGGGCCTGGACGGCGAACTGGTGGTGACGCCGCCTACGGCGGAGGTCCTCGACCGGCTCGAGGCGGCCGGCGCGCGCCTGCTGCCCACGGTCCAGAACTTCGCCGACGGCAGCTGGCAGGGCGAGCTCGTCGCCGAACTGCTCCGCGACCCCGCCCGGGAGCTGGCGCACCGGGAGGCGCTGGTCGACCTGGCCCTGGCCAACGACTGGGACGGCATCGACATCGACTACGAGGCGCTGCCGCCGACCGCCGGGCCGCAGTTCATCGACTTCCTCACCGCGCTCGGCGCCGATCTGGACGAGCACGGCCTCGACCTCACCGTCGCCGTGCCGGCCCGGTCGGCCGACGAGGACCCGGGGACCCTGGCCTACAGCTACCAGTTGCTGGGCCGGGTCGCCGACCAGGTGCGGGTGATGACCTACGACCACTCGTGGAGCACCAGCGACGCCGGACCGGTCGCGCCGCTGGACTGGGTGTCGTCGGTGATCGACTACGCCGTCGAGCGGGTGCCCGCCGACAAGCTGATGCTCGGGCTGCCCACCTACGGCTACGACTGGGTCGGCACCCGCGGCGAGGTCATCGGCGCGGCCGAGGCCGCGGCCCTGGCCGCCGAGGTCGGCGCCGAGCCGGCCTGGTACGAGGGTGCCGCATCGCGCACGTTCAGCTACGTCCGGGACGGCGAGCAGCACACCGTCTGGTACGAGGACGCGCGGTCGCTGCAGGCCGCCCAGGACCTCGCCGTGGAGGCGGGGCTGCGGGGCGTCGCGATCTGGCAGCTGGGCGGCGAGGACCCGGACGTGTGGCCCGCGCTCGCGGCCGTCACGGGCGGCGGGAACCCCTCGTGA